The DNA region ATCGCGCGGGCCGGCGCGTCCGCGTCGCCGACCGGCGGAGTGAACTGGCGGACGATCTCGTCGAGCAGGTGCGCGACACCCTCACCGGTCTTGCCGGAGACCCGGATGCAGTCGGCCGGATCCCCGCCGATCAGGTGGGCCAACTCTTCGGCGTACTTGTCCGGCTGCGCCGCCGGCAGGTCGATCTTGTTGAGCACCGGGATGACGTGCAGGTCGTTCTCGAGCGCGAGGTAGAGGTTGGCCAGCGTCTGCGCCTCGATGCCCTGCGCCGCGTCGACCAGCAGCACCGCGCCTTCGCAGGCAGCCAACGACCGGGACACCTCGTAGGTGAAGTCCACGTGACCCGGGGTGTCGATCATGTTCAACACCGCCGACTCGCCCTGGCGCTCACCGGCGCGGACGGTCCACGGCATCCGTACCGCCTGGCTCTTGATCGTGATGCCGCGTTCCCGCTCGATGTCCATCCGGTCCAGATACTGCGCGCGCATCTGCCGGGGATCGACGACCTCGGTGAGCTGCAGCATCCGGTCGGCCAGCGTCGACTTGCCGTGGTCGATGTGCGCGATGATGCAGAAGTTGCGGATACGGCCGGGATCGGTGGCGCCGGGGGCGTTCACGCCGGAGTCGGGCGTCGGTGGCACGGTGGTCCGTTCTGCTCGGCTGAAGAATACGTCGTCTGCACCGACGTCACCGCCGGTCGACTCCTATGTTCCCACGCCCCGATCGACCCGGTGGCGGCCATGCCCACCAGTGGTCCGTGCGCCGCTGCCGGGCCGATGCCGGGCGAGGAGGCAGGATAAAGGGGTGGCTACAGTGCGGTTGCCCGCGATCAACTACGACGCGACAGCGGTCCGACCCACCTGGGCGGACCTACCCGCCGACCTACGGGCGGCGATCTCCGGCCGGCTCGGCAGCCCGGTGGCCTGGGCCACCAGCGCCGGCGGCGGATTCACCCGCGGCTTCGCCGCGGTCTGCACCACGGCGGCCGGCGAGCGGGTGTTCGTCAAGGCGGCGTCGCTGGTGCAGCAGCGCCATCTGAGCGACTGGTACGCCCGCGAGGCGGCGCTGACCGCCGAACTGCCGCCGGCCGTACCCGCTGCCCGGCCCCGGTGGACGTTGACCACCGCCGGCCACTTCGTGCTCTGCCTCGACGCGGTCGACGGGCGGATGCCCGCGCTGCCGTGGGTGCCCGAGGAACTCAACGCCGCGCTGAGCGCCTGGGCGGGTGCCGCCGCAGCGCTACGGCACCCCCCGGAGGGACTCGTCCGGGTCGGCCTGCCCCGGCTGGCCGATCTTGCCCGCGCCGACCTGGCCTGGTGGCAGGAGATCGCGGCAGGCCGGGAAGCGGTCCCGTTGCCGGCCGACGGCGGCGACGCCCACCGGCTGGTCCGGCGGTACCTGGCGGAGCTGGCCGCGATCGAGGCACGCCTGCCCGATCTGGTGGTCGACGACGCGGTGATCCACGGCGACCTGCGGCTGGACAACATCCTGATCGACCGGGCCGGGACGGCCTGGATCTGTGACTGGACGTGGCTGTGCCACGGCCCGGCCTGGTTCGACACGGCGAGTCTGCTGGTCACCGCGTACGCCAGCGGCCTGGACGCGGACGCGGTCTTCGCCGCGCATCCCACCTCGGCCGACGCGCCACCGGGCGGCCTGGACGCCGCGTTGGCCGCGCTGGCCGGCTACTGGCTGACCCGCTCCGCCGCCGGGCCGACCGGCGCGTCGCCGCACGCGCGCACCCATCAGCGGTTCAGCGGCGAGACCGCGCTCAACTGGTTGGCGCACCGGCAGGGCTGGTCGGCCCCCTGACCGTGGGGCGTTTTGGCCGCCGGCCAGGTCAACTGGTAGCCTGACTTTTCGCGCGTGGCGACACGCGCCGCCAGTATGCATCGCCGTCGTTCGCGGCAGGGCCCAGTCGCCCTCCCCCACGCCAGCGGGTGCGTCGGCGGCGACGTACGCCACAGGCGGATTGTCATTTGGTCGTTTTCGATTTCGGATGAGCAGGGCGAGGCTGTCGCGTGGCGAACATCAAGTCCCAGATCAAGCGCAACCGGCAGAACGAGAAGCGTCGGCTGCGCAACAAGTCGGTCAAGTCGGCGCTGAAGACCGCCGTCCGCAAGTTCAACGAGGCCAGCACGAACGGTGACCCCGAGCAGGCCGCGGCGCTGATGCGGGAAGCGAGCCGCAAGCTCGACAAGGCGGTCAGCAAGGGTGTGATCCACAAGAACCAGGCGGCGAACCGCAAGTCGGCGATCGCCAAGCGCCTGCAGTCGCTCGCCTCCTGACGGGCGCGGACACTCCGACATTTCCGCAGCGCGCGGTGTCGATCAGCTGATCGACACCGCGCGCTGTCGTCATGGACGCGCGCTGTCGTCAGCGACGCGCTTATGTCTGGGCGAGCGTGCCGGTTGCCCCGCCACCGCCGCCCAGGTCGAACCCGGAAGGGCTGTCGCGCCGCGCGGCTGTGGTCGCGACCTGACATCGCTCTCGGTCAGTCGCTGCCCTGGGCGCCGGACCGTGGCGTACCTGCGGCCCCCGGCACGACGTCGAGCAGGACCGTCGGTCCGGCCAGCGCCGCACACGCCGCCGGGTCGACGGTCGGCACCGTCTCCAGGTAGACAGTGGGTGCTGCCAGCGCGGCACGGGTAGATGCCGACATCGACCCGGGGTGGGCGCCGGCGAGCCGCCGGATCCGGATCCCCGGTCCGACGACCGGCCGCACCCCGTCGTCGTGCCCAGGCAGGACGGGCCGACCGCCGACCACCGGCCGGGGCGTACGGCCGACCGCCGGTGTCATGTCCCAGCGGAACCGCTCCTGCTCACGCTCGGGGACCAGTTCGGCACTGCGGTGGACGGCGGCGGCGACCACGTCGTTGACCTTGACCATGACCGCCACTGCCACTGCCAGCACGAACATGCCCCACCATGGGATCAGTTCGGCCAGGGCCAGCAGACCGCCGGCGACCAGGCTGCCTTCGAAGAACAGCAGGCAGGTCAGGCCGTTGGGACGAAGGTGACGCAGCCGCAGCACCCGGGCGTAGAGCGGCGGGAAGTCGTCGACATCGTCAAGGTCCGCATCGATCTCAGCGAGATCCGAGCTGGTGTCGGCGAGGTCCGCGTCGATGCTGCCGTCGTCGGCCGGGGTCCGCACGAGCGCCGATGGTCCGGGGTGCGCCAACCGTTGCTGGATTCGGGCCGGCCTCATCGGCGGTCACCGCCGCGCCGCGCCTGCGCGACCGCGACCACGGCCCGTTCCAGGGCGTACCCGCGGTCGTCGGAGCCGCCTTTGACGTCGGCGTTGCACCGGGCTGCTGCGTGCATCGCGTCGACCAACGCCTCCGGGCTCCACCCTCGGCTCTGTCGCTGCGCCCGCTCGATCTTCCAGGCGGGCATACCGAGGCTGCTCGCCAGTTGGTACGAACTCCCCCGGCCGGCCGAGGCGACCCGGGCGACGGTACGGATACCGTCGGCCAGCGCGTCGGCGATCGGCACCGGATCTACTCCGACGTGCAGCGCCCACCGCAGGGCCTCCAACGCGCCGGGTACGTCCCCGATGATCGCCGCGTCCGCGACGGTGAAGCCGCTGACCTCGGCCCGCCCCCGGTAGTACCGGCCCACTGTCGACGCGTCGATCCGCCCGCTGGTGTCCGCCATCAGTTGGGCGCATGCCGCCGACAGTTCCCGCAGGTCGTTGCCGACGGCGGCGAGCAGCGCCTCGGCGGCGTCGTCGGTGCACCGGCCACCGGCACGTCGGAACTCGTCGCGGACGAAGGCGACCCGTTCGCGGTGGCCTTTGAGTTTGGCCGCTGGCACCACGGTGGCCCCGGCGGCACGAAGTCCGTCGGCGAACGCCTTTCCCTTGGCTCCGCCAGCGTGGGTGACCACCAGCGTCACCTCGGGGTCGGGCTGCTTCGCGTATGCCAGCAGGGCGGCGACGAGGTCCTTGCGGGCGTCCTGCCCGCTGCGCAGAACGAGCAGCCGACGTCCGCCGAACAGTGACGGGCTGAGCATCTCGGCGACCTCACCGGCGGCCACCGTACCGGCCTCGTACTCGCGCACGTCGGCGTCGGGGTCAGCTGTGCGGGCGGCCTGGACGGCGTCGGACACCGCCCGGGTGGACAGCAGTTCCTCGTCGCCCAGTACGAGCATGACGGCAGGCGGTGCGGCAAGATTCACGCCCGCCATGTTCGCACGGCCCGTAGCGGCCACAACAACCCCCACTTTGGCTCTGCGTAGCGGTTCGATCACTCTTCGATAATAGGGACATTTATCATCGAGTTACGACCAACTGCCACGGACCGATCGGCGAGTCGGACCCTGGTGCCGTCCACGGGCATCGTGGCTAGCGGCCCGGACTGCCGTCGGTGGCGTCCAGGGACCGGGTCGACACCGCGAGCTGGCCGTCGCGGCGGATCACCGCGAGATCACCGTCCAGATCGGTCCGCAGCACCCGCGCGCCACCGGCCGCCAGCCGGGTGAGCACCCCAGGATCCGGATGGCCGTACCGGTTGCCCACCCCGACCGGCACCACCGCGACGGCCGGATCGACGGCGTCCAGGAAGGCCACCTCCTGCAGCGCCGAGCCGTGATGGGCCACCTTGAGTACGTCGGCCCGCAGCCCCGCCGGACCGAACCGCTCCAGCAACGCGCGCTGCGACTCGTGCTCGGCGTCCCCGGTGAGCATG from Solwaraspora sp. WMMD791 includes:
- a CDS encoding phosphotransferase: MATVRLPAINYDATAVRPTWADLPADLRAAISGRLGSPVAWATSAGGGFTRGFAAVCTTAAGERVFVKAASLVQQRHLSDWYAREAALTAELPPAVPAARPRWTLTTAGHFVLCLDAVDGRMPALPWVPEELNAALSAWAGAAAALRHPPEGLVRVGLPRLADLARADLAWWQEIAAGREAVPLPADGGDAHRLVRRYLAELAAIEARLPDLVVDDAVIHGDLRLDNILIDRAGTAWICDWTWLCHGPAWFDTASLLVTAYASGLDADAVFAAHPTSADAPPGGLDAALAALAGYWLTRSAAGPTGASPHARTHQRFSGETALNWLAHRQGWSAP
- the holA gene encoding DNA polymerase III subunit delta, with the translated sequence MAGVNLAAPPAVMLVLGDEELLSTRAVSDAVQAARTADPDADVREYEAGTVAAGEVAEMLSPSLFGGRRLLVLRSGQDARKDLVAALLAYAKQPDPEVTLVVTHAGGAKGKAFADGLRAAGATVVPAAKLKGHRERVAFVRDEFRRAGGRCTDDAAEALLAAVGNDLRELSAACAQLMADTSGRIDASTVGRYYRGRAEVSGFTVADAAIIGDVPGALEALRWALHVGVDPVPIADALADGIRTVARVASAGRGSSYQLASSLGMPAWKIERAQRQSRGWSPEALVDAMHAAARCNADVKGGSDDRGYALERAVVAVAQARRGGDRR
- the rpsT gene encoding 30S ribosomal protein S20, producing MANIKSQIKRNRQNEKRRLRNKSVKSALKTAVRKFNEASTNGDPEQAAALMREASRKLDKAVSKGVIHKNQAANRKSAIAKRLQSLAS